The stretch of DNA CAGCGCCTGCTCGCCGTTGTCGGGCTGCGAGACGAGCAGCTCGTCGGTGCTCACGCCGAGGCTGCGGGCATACACCGGGTCCAGCGCGTGCTCGGCGTCGATGAAGGCGCACGTGCCGCCCGCCTTCTGCGCCTGCGCGATGATGGAGAGCGCCAGCGTGGTCTTGCCGCCCGACTCGGGGCCGTAGATTTCGGTGATGCGCCCGCGCGGAATGCCGCCCACGCCCAGCGCGAGGTCGAGGCTGAGGCTGCCGGTGCTCACGGCCTGCACGTCGAGCTTGCTCTCGGCGCCCAGCCGCATGATCGACCCCTTGCCAAAGGCCTTCTCGATCTGGGTCATGGCCGTTTCGATGGCCTTGGAGCGTTCCTTGCTGTCGCCGGGGGTGCCGAAGTCCTTGGGGTTGTCCTTGCTCATGGGGTCTCCTGGGAGGGGGAAGGGGCGGAGGGGGTCATTTCCTCGCTGACTGCTGGTGGCTGGCCGTTGGCCGCTCCGCGCAATCGGAAGGTGCTCACGGTGTCGTAGATCGGGCCGGTCTTACGGAGGGTGCTGCGAATCAGCGCCATATTCCCTGCCTGCCAGCCCAGATCGAAGAGGAGCGGCGAAACACGCGGCGCCGGACCCTTCTTGCGGGCCAGCGTGACGTGCGCCTTGAAGGGGAGGTCGTCGGTGGCGATGCCCAGCTCTTTCAGGCCCACCCGCAACTCGGCAGCCAGCTCGTTCAGGCCCTCGGCCTCGGCCTTCACGAACCAGACGCGCGGGCTGCCCTCGTTGGGAAAGTAGCCGGTGCCGCGCAGCCGCACCTGCATGGGGGGAAGGTGCTCGGTGAGCCGCGTGCCCAGCCGCTTGAGGTCGGCCACCCGGTCCGGCGGCACGGCGGGCAGATACGCCAGGGTGATGTGCAGTTGGTCCGCCCGCACCGCCCGCCAGTTGCCGCGCAGGTGCCGCTGCGACTCCGCCAGGGGCGTCGACACGTCGCCAGGCACCTTGAAGGCGAAGAAGAGACGGAGGGTCTGGGAGGCCTGATGTTCGCCCGTGGTGCGCGAGGGGGCAGGACGGGGCTTGGAATCTGGCCGGGGAGTCTCGGTTTTGACCTTGATGTCCTCCGCGGGCGGCGCGGCGGGCCTGGGCGTCTTGCGAATCTTCATGCGCCCACCGCCGGGGAGCGCAGCACGCGCAGGGCCAGCGCGAGCGCTGCAACCGCCGCCCGCTCCCGAATCTGCGCGGCGTCGCCGGGCCAGTCCAGCGTCCGGACCTCGGCCCGCTCCCCGTCGCTGAGGGCGACGAAGGTGCGGCCTGCGCCCTCGCCCTTAGCGGCGGTCACAACGGCGAGGCCCACGTCCGCGCCCAGGTGTTCCCGCGCTCCGGCGGCGAGTTCCAGGGCGGCGGGTTCGCTCACGACCCCGTGGTCGCGCAGGGTGACTGGGGTCAGGCCCAGCGTGATCAGCCGGGCGTGGTCCACCGTGACGGCGGCGTCCAGAAAGCCGGGTTCGTCGGCCAGCAGCGAGGACAGCGCCCCGCCGCTTCCGGCCTCGATCACGCCCAGGGTGCGCCCGGCGAGAGCGCCGGTCACCGCTCCGGCCAGCGTGTCACCGTCTTCGCCCCACAGCCAGCGGGCCAGCCGCTCACGCACGGTCGTCAGCACCGGGGCGGCGAGGGCCTGCGCGTCCTCCAACGTCGGCGCACTTGCGGCCACCCGCACGTCCACCCCGGTCTTGCGGGCGTAGGTGGCGACGCTGGGATTGGCCGCCCGCGTCAGCTCGCCCAGCAGCTCGGCCACGTTGCTCTCCCCGATGCCCTGGGTGTGCAGGGTGACCGCGTGCAGCGCCGAATCCGGCAGGGGCAGCCGGGGCAGCACCTGCTCGCGCCACATCCGGTGCATCTCGCGCGGGGGGCCGGGCAGGGCGACGATGAAGCGGTCCCGGCCCTCCACCTGCGTCCGCACGAACCACCCCGGCGCGGTGCCGACCGGGTTGGGCAGCGCTTCCGCCGAGGGAATCAGCCACGCCTGCTTGCGGTTGACCTGCGGCATGACCCGGCCCCGGCTGGAATACAGACCCTCCAGCCACGCGATCAGGTTCGGGTCCTCCTGCGGCGTTTCATTCAGCACGGCGGCAATCGCCTCCCGCGTGAGGTCGTCGTCGGTGGGGCCGAGGCCACCGCCCATGATCACAATGTCGGCGCGGGAGAGGGCCAGCCGCAGGCCCTCAGACACCCGGCCCAGGTTGTCGCCCAGCACCGTCTTGCGGTGCAGCGTGACGCCCCGCCCGGCGAGTTCGCGGGCGAGAAAGGCGGCGTTGCTGTCGACGATTTCGCCGAACAGCAGCTCCGTTCCCACGCTGATAATTTCTGCTAGCAGCATAACAACCTCGGCTGAGTATAGGCGATAGCGAAGCTGTATACCAGGGGGATCACGGCCCGAGTGTAGGGGGTAGCAGGCGGGAACTGCGGGAGTATGGCCCCCATCTCCGTGCGGGGGTCATAGTGGAGACCGTGACGACGACTCCAGCTTCGACGGGCGGGTTCCTCGACCGCTACTTCGGCATTCGGGCGGCGGGCAGCACGGTGGGCACCGAGGTGCGGGCGGGCCTCACCACCTTTCTGACCATGAGCTATGTGCTGTTCGTAAATCCGCAGATTCTCAGCACGGCGATCCAGGTCCCGAACGCCTTCGTGCAACTGCTGATGACCACCGCCATCGCCGCCGCGTTCGGTTCGCTGGCGATGGGGCTGGTGGCGAAGTACCCCTTCGCGCAGGCCCCCGGCATGGGCCTGAACGCCTTTTTCGCCTTCACGGTGGTGGGCGGGCTGGGCGTGCCGTGGCAGACGGCACTGGGGGCGGTGTTCATCTCCGGCGTGCTGTTCGTGCTGCTCAGCGTGCTCGGCGCCCGGCAGGCCATCGTGCGGGCGATTCCCAATGTGCTGAAGTTCTCCATCACGGCGGGGATCGGGGCCTTTCTCGCCTTTATCGGGTTGCGGAATGCCGGGATCGTGGTGGCGAACGAGGCCACCCTGGTCGGCCTGGGCCGCCTGACTGCCGCGCCATCGGTGGTGGCGCTCACTGGACTCGTCATCACGGCGGCGCTGCTGGCCCGGCGGGTCAAGGGGGCGATCCTGTGGGGCATCCTGGCGGCGACCGTGCTCGCCATCGCGCTTCAGCTTCCGGTGTACGTGGGGGCGAACGGGCAGTCGGTGCCCTTCAGCGGCTTTACCGGGCGCTTCCTGGGCATCTTCGACACCCCGGTGTGGCCCGCCTCGCTCGTCGGGCAGCTCGACATCACGGGGGCGCTGGGGCTGGGGCTGCTGAGCGTGGTCTTCACCTTCTTCTTCGTGGACTTCTTCGACGCGACCGGAACCCTGACGGGGCTGGCGCAAAAGGCGGGGTACCTCAACGAGCAGGGCGACATGCCCCGCGCCCGCCGGGTCTTTGCGATGGACGGCCTCGCGGCGATGTTCGGGGCCTTGATGGGCACCTCGACCACCACCGCCTACGTGGAGTCGGCGTCGGGCATCGAGGACGGGGGCCGCACCGGGCTGACCGCCGTGGTGGTGGGGGTGCTGTTTCTTCTCGCCATGTTCCTGTGGCCGCTGGCGAGCGCGATTCCCGCCGCCGCGACCGCCCCCGCGCTGATTCTGGTCGGGGCGCTGATGCTGGAGGGCCTGCGCCACGTGAACTGGGACGACGTGACCGAGAGCATCCCGGCTTTCCTGACCATCATCGCCATGCCGCTGACCTTTTCCATCGCCAATGGGGTGAGCTGGGGGGTGATCAGCCTGTGCGGAATCAAGCTGCTGTCGGGCCGGGGCCGCGAGGTGCATCCCATCCTGTACGGGGTGGCGGCGCTGCTGCTGGCGCGGTACATCTGGCTGGCGGAGTAGGGGTGGCGGGAACGGAAGGGGCGTCCGGAGGGGCGCCTTTTTCGCGTGTGGTTGGACGGAACCTGCCCCCCCTCACCCCCTGGCCGCGACCTCACGGCTACACTGATTGAGTGAAGGGCACAGAAGCGGGGCGCGGCGTGAGGTGGACCGAAAAATCTCGGTGGGGACGGCGGTTCGGCTGTCCTGACCTCGCCTGCTCTGCTCGCCCGGAGGGGCCAGCATGAGCGCCATCTACCAGCGTGCCCGGCCCATCCGCTGGGATCAGGTGGTGGGCCAGGAACACGTCAAGGACGTGCTGAAAACCGCGCTGGAGCAGGGGCGGGTGGGGCACGCTTACCTGTTCTCCGGGCCGCGCGGGGTGGGCAAGACGACCACCGCGAGGCTCATCGCCATGACCGCCAACTGCACCGGTCCGTTGCCGAAGCCCTGCGGCGAGTGCGAGAGCTGCCTCGCCGTGAGAAACGGCTCGCACCCCGACGTGCTGGAAATCGACGCCGCGTCGAACAACTCGGTGGACGACGTGCGCGACCTGCGGGAGAAAGTCGGCCTGGCGGCCATGCGCGGCGGCAAAAAGATCTACATTCTGGACGAGGCGCACATGATGAGCCGGGCGGCCTTCAACGCTCTCCTCAAGACGCTGGAGGAGCCGCCCGGCCACGTCATCTTCATCCTGGCGACGACTGAGCCGGAAAAGATCATTCCGACCATCCTCTCACGCTGCCAGCACTACCGGTTCCGCCGCCTGACGCCGGAGGAAATTGCCGGGAAGCTCGCGGGGCTGGTAAGCCGGGAGGGCATGACCGCCGAGCCGGAGGCCCTGAACCTGATCGGGCGGCTGGCCGACGGCGCCATGCGCGACGGCGAGAGCCTGCTGGAGCGGATGCTGGCGGCAGGCACGGCGGTCACGCGGGCGGCGGTGGAGGACACCCTGGGCCTGCCCCCCGGGGAGCGGGTGCGCGGCATCGCAAGGGCGCTGGTGCTGGGGGACGCGGCGACGGCCCTCCAGGGTGCGGCGGCGCTCTACCGCGAGGGCTTCGCGGCGCGGACGGTGGTCGAGGGGCTGGTCGCGGCCTTCGCAGACGCCCTGCACGCCGAACTGGGGCTGGAGGGCGAGGCGCTGGAGGGGGCCGACGTGCCCCGGCTGCTGAGACTGCAAGCCGCGCTGGACGAGCAGGATTCGCGCTTTGCCCGTTCCGCCGACGGCCTGAGCCTGGAACTGGCCCTGACCCATGCCCTCCTCGCGGCGGATGGGGGAGGGGGAAATGCGGTCCCGGCAGGAGCGGCCGCTGCCCCCGCCCTTCCCGCCGATGTGACCCAGCGCCTGAGCCGCCTGGAGCGCGAGTTGGCCGAGTTGCGGAGTGCGGGGGTGCGGGTGTCCCCGGCGCCGACCCAGGAAGCTCCGGCCCCCCAGCCTGGGGCGCGGCGTTCCGCTCCGGCAGCACCCTCGCCCGCTCAGGAGGCCCCGGCGTCCACCCCGGCCCCCGCTCCCGCCCCCGTGCAGGGCAACTGGGCGGACGTGACCCGGCAGGCGTCCATGCAGCTCCGGGCCTTTCTCAAGCCCGCCCGGATGCACGCCGAACCCGGCTACGTGAGCCTGAGCTACGAC from Deinococcus terrestris encodes:
- the dnaX gene encoding DNA polymerase III subunit gamma/tau translates to MSAIYQRARPIRWDQVVGQEHVKDVLKTALEQGRVGHAYLFSGPRGVGKTTTARLIAMTANCTGPLPKPCGECESCLAVRNGSHPDVLEIDAASNNSVDDVRDLREKVGLAAMRGGKKIYILDEAHMMSRAAFNALLKTLEEPPGHVIFILATTEPEKIIPTILSRCQHYRFRRLTPEEIAGKLAGLVSREGMTAEPEALNLIGRLADGAMRDGESLLERMLAAGTAVTRAAVEDTLGLPPGERVRGIARALVLGDAATALQGAAALYREGFAARTVVEGLVAAFADALHAELGLEGEALEGADVPRLLRLQAALDEQDSRFARSADGLSLELALTHALLAADGGGGNAVPAGAAAAPALPADVTQRLSRLERELAELRSAGVRVSPAPTQEAPAPQPGARRSAPAAPSPAQEAPASTPAPAPAPVQGNWADVTRQASMQLRAFLKPARMHAEPGYVSLSYDEKNAFHAKQIASKFDEVAALVLKVFGPVTFELVAPEGGRRVRLGGGGGDGPGPGGGGGGGGVSPSPTPAPASPPPARAAAPKADIPAFDPAPRPRATRGPDFAPVERAAPEKSVSQTAPQARAATATLDAPPAAGLRPAPPPSPDDVAPAPLAEPAPAPWEDDHAADPPPPPADAQAGDRLAPPGAARELYVVEEVTQEPDWDDIGGSVDGPPPSLEAAPFADVVPARPTPTPRPTAPAPAPAQAAPSRPGDIRAHPLYEEIKGRFSGRVREIGKNRRVQAQAAAADGNAPDDEGEGAEAQA
- a CDS encoding CinA family nicotinamide mononucleotide deamidase-related protein — its product is MLLAEIISVGTELLFGEIVDSNAAFLARELAGRGVTLHRKTVLGDNLGRVSEGLRLALSRADIVIMGGGLGPTDDDLTREAIAAVLNETPQEDPNLIAWLEGLYSSRGRVMPQVNRKQAWLIPSAEALPNPVGTAPGWFVRTQVEGRDRFIVALPGPPREMHRMWREQVLPRLPLPDSALHAVTLHTQGIGESNVAELLGELTRAANPSVATYARKTGVDVRVAASAPTLEDAQALAAPVLTTVRERLARWLWGEDGDTLAGAVTGALAGRTLGVIEAGSGGALSSLLADEPGFLDAAVTVDHARLITLGLTPVTLRDHGVVSEPAALELAAGAREHLGADVGLAVVTAAKGEGAGRTFVALSDGERAEVRTLDWPGDAAQIRERAAVAALALALRVLRSPAVGA
- the thpR gene encoding RNA 2',3'-cyclic phosphodiesterase, translating into MKIRKTPRPAAPPAEDIKVKTETPRPDSKPRPAPSRTTGEHQASQTLRLFFAFKVPGDVSTPLAESQRHLRGNWRAVRADQLHITLAYLPAVPPDRVADLKRLGTRLTEHLPPMQVRLRGTGYFPNEGSPRVWFVKAEAEGLNELAAELRVGLKELGIATDDLPFKAHVTLARKKGPAPRVSPLLFDLGWQAGNMALIRSTLRKTGPIYDTVSTFRLRGAANGQPPAVSEEMTPSAPSPSQETP
- a CDS encoding NCS2 family permease, which codes for MTTTPASTGGFLDRYFGIRAAGSTVGTEVRAGLTTFLTMSYVLFVNPQILSTAIQVPNAFVQLLMTTAIAAAFGSLAMGLVAKYPFAQAPGMGLNAFFAFTVVGGLGVPWQTALGAVFISGVLFVLLSVLGARQAIVRAIPNVLKFSITAGIGAFLAFIGLRNAGIVVANEATLVGLGRLTAAPSVVALTGLVITAALLARRVKGAILWGILAATVLAIALQLPVYVGANGQSVPFSGFTGRFLGIFDTPVWPASLVGQLDITGALGLGLLSVVFTFFFVDFFDATGTLTGLAQKAGYLNEQGDMPRARRVFAMDGLAAMFGALMGTSTTTAYVESASGIEDGGRTGLTAVVVGVLFLLAMFLWPLASAIPAAATAPALILVGALMLEGLRHVNWDDVTESIPAFLTIIAMPLTFSIANGVSWGVISLCGIKLLSGRGREVHPILYGVAALLLARYIWLAE